TCGCCCACACCGCCTGGGACCTGGCAGAGCACAGCGGCGGCCGGTTCCTTCTGGGCCTGGGAACCCAGGTACGGGCCCACGTGGAGCGGCGGTTCGGCATGCCCTGGCCGCCCTCCCCGATCGCGAAGCTGCGGGAGCAGATCCAGGCCATCCGGGCCCTGTGGCGGTGCTGGCAAGCCGGGGAGCGACTAGCTCTCCGAGGCCGGTACCACACCCTTACCCTGATGTCGCCCTTCTTCAATCCCGGCCCCATTCCCCACCCGCAAATCCCCATCTACGTGGCGGGCGTGAACCGGGGGCTAGTGCGCCTGGCGGGAGAGGTGGGAGACGGGCTCCACGTGCACCCCCTGCACTCCGTGAAGTACCTGCGGGAGGTGGTCCTCCCCGCCCTGGAAGAGGGAGCCCAGCGGAGCGGCCGAAGCCGGCGGGAGATCGTGGTTTCCGCCTCGGTGATGATGGCCACGAACCCGGAGGAGCGGGAATTCCTGCGGTCTCAGGTGGCCTT
Above is a window of Armatimonadota bacterium DNA encoding:
- a CDS encoding TIGR03617 family F420-dependent LLM class oxidoreductase; this encodes MILDASLPQGSLRQVPEVARLAERFGIGCLWANETQHDPFLPGPLVYAHTRRLLFGTAIAVAFVRSPTILAHTAWDLAEHSGGRFLLGLGTQVRAHVERRFGMPWPPSPIAKLREQIQAIRALWRCWQAGERLALRGRYHTLTLMSPFFNPGPIPHPQIPIYVAGVNRGLVRLAGEVGDGLHVHPLHSVKYLREVVLPALEEGAQRSGRSRREIVVSASVMMATNPEEREFLRSQVAFYASTPSYRTVLGVHGWEEVGERLSRLARAGQWPEMARLVPDEMLETFCVVAEAEEVPDALRARYGDVVDRITPYFPLVPGERERLWRALARAFGGG